In Synechocystis sp. PCC 6714, the following are encoded in one genomic region:
- the lptB gene encoding LPS export ABC transporter ATP-binding protein, protein MKGSLARTAIVTLVLENIHKLYGKRCVVNRVNAQVAPGEIVGLLGPNGAGKTTTFYIATGLVKPNTGRVWLHQRDITNLPLNQRAHLGLGYLTQQASVFRQLSVRDNILLALEQTGVSLPLRKHRLEQLLAEFRLEKVANTQGSQISGGERRRTELARALAIGVEGPKFLLLDEPFAGVDPIAVAEIQTIIAQLRERNMGILITDHNVRETLAITNRGYIMRDGQILASGSAGELSENPLVRQYYLGEKFQL, encoded by the coding sequence GTGAAAGGCTCTTTAGCGAGAACGGCGATCGTGACCCTAGTTTTAGAAAACATCCATAAACTTTACGGTAAACGTTGTGTGGTCAATCGGGTCAATGCCCAAGTCGCCCCGGGGGAAATTGTTGGCTTACTTGGCCCTAACGGAGCGGGAAAAACCACCACTTTTTACATTGCCACGGGATTGGTAAAGCCGAATACAGGGCGGGTGTGGCTCCACCAGCGGGACATAACTAATTTGCCCCTGAACCAACGGGCTCACCTCGGTTTAGGCTACCTAACTCAACAGGCCAGCGTATTTCGCCAGTTGAGTGTGCGGGATAATATCCTCCTCGCTTTAGAACAAACGGGAGTTTCTTTGCCCCTACGGAAGCATCGGCTTGAGCAACTATTGGCGGAGTTTCGCCTGGAAAAAGTTGCCAACACCCAGGGCTCACAAATTTCCGGGGGAGAACGGCGACGCACTGAGTTGGCCCGGGCTCTGGCGATCGGGGTGGAAGGACCAAAATTTTTGCTCTTAGATGAACCCTTTGCGGGGGTTGACCCCATTGCGGTGGCAGAAATTCAGACTATCATTGCCCAGTTGCGGGAACGAAATATGGGCATTTTAATCACCGACCATAATGTGCGGGAAACCCTAGCTATTACTAACCGGGGTTACATTATGCGGGATGGGCAAATTTTGGCTTCCGGCAGTGCAGGGGAGCTATCGGAAAATCCCTTGGTGCGTCAGTATTACTTGGGTGAAAAATTCCAGTTGTAG
- a CDS encoding ribonuclease HII yields the protein MAGVDEVGRGALFGPVVAAAVLAPIGTIEQLRALGVRDSKKLSSNRRWDLARELPEYLHRYAISFADVPTIERINIRQASLLAMERAVAKLPLAPDYLLVDGRDILPRYAFPQMAITAGDNHSVLIGAASILAKVWRDDLITRLAARFPGYDLAQNKGYGTVKHRQGLKTLGKTPLHRQLFCRKIVGDLNSFPPLLKGG from the coding sequence GTGGCGGGGGTGGATGAAGTGGGGCGGGGTGCCCTATTTGGCCCGGTGGTGGCGGCGGCGGTGCTAGCTCCCATTGGCACCATAGAACAACTACGGGCTTTGGGGGTAAGAGATAGTAAAAAACTTTCCTCCAACCGTCGTTGGGATTTGGCCCGGGAATTGCCTGAATATTTGCACCGTTATGCCATTAGCTTTGCCGATGTACCCACCATTGAGCGCATTAATATCCGCCAAGCCAGTTTATTAGCTATGGAAAGGGCAGTGGCAAAACTACCCCTTGCCCCGGATTACCTGTTGGTGGATGGACGGGATATTTTACCTAGGTACGCCTTCCCACAAATGGCCATCACCGCAGGGGATAACCATTCGGTGCTCATTGGTGCCGCCAGCATCCTTGCTAAGGTTTGGCGGGATGACCTAATTACCCGCTTAGCGGCACGTTTTCCCGGCTACGATTTGGCTCAAAACAAGGGTTATGGCACCGTTAAACATCGCCAGGGATTAAAAACGTTGGGAAAAACCCCCCTCCATCGTCAGCTTTTTTGTCGCAAAATTGTTGGCGATCTGAACAGTTTTCCACCTCTGTTAAAGGGTGGGTAA
- a CDS encoding Rne/Rng family ribonuclease — MPKQIVIAEKHQVAAVFWKDQIQELVVSTGSQQVGDIYLGLVDNILPSIDAAFINIGDTEKNGFIHVSDLGPIRLRRTSASITELLAPQQRVLVQVMKEPTGNKGPRLTGNISMPGRYIVLMPHGRGVNLSRRINREEERSRLRALAVLIKPPGMGLLVRTEAEDVPEDAIIEDLENLQRQWELVQQQAMTRSAPMLLDRDDDFIKRVLRDMYSSEVNRIVVDTPAGMKRVKQQLMNWDQGRLPEGVLIDCHREALSILEYFRVNATIREALKPRVDLPSGGYVIIEPTEALTVIDVNSGSFTHSANSRETVLWTNYEAATEIARQLKLRNIGGVVIVDFIDMDSHKDQLQLLEHFNRCLESDKARPQIAQLTELGLVELTRKRQGQNLYELFGQTCPECGGLGHLVELPGEKGFVSLAPTAVSSSIPPRLVEKPILSPPSPKVSEAPKKEEAKISSPLDLLFHPNYQEQGDRDVNRRRRRRRGSDFPEKETTKSLGTSRSKGASPTATKEKPATIAPQRRERPARRVEKPLVPLDIAMTPLEQDIYARMGISPLIKTEYADQDPRSFVVSVITAGTSSGAEVNGNGGQVGASTHLLDNGNGSPDEVKTVLTEVETASVEEQGKETNETMDQEKGDLPISIDDTQSSPKAEVSVPVETKKRPGRRRRRSSAE; from the coding sequence ATGCCAAAACAAATTGTCATTGCTGAGAAACATCAGGTTGCTGCTGTTTTTTGGAAGGATCAAATTCAAGAATTGGTGGTGTCTACGGGCAGCCAACAGGTGGGAGATATTTATTTAGGCTTAGTTGACAATATTCTGCCCAGCATTGACGCCGCTTTTATCAACATTGGGGATACGGAAAAAAATGGCTTTATCCACGTTAGCGACCTAGGCCCCATCAGACTAAGGCGCACCTCTGCGTCCATCACTGAACTACTTGCCCCCCAACAGAGGGTTTTGGTGCAGGTAATGAAGGAGCCCACGGGCAACAAAGGCCCACGCTTGACTGGCAACATCAGCATGCCGGGGCGTTACATTGTCCTAATGCCCCATGGCCGAGGGGTTAACCTTTCCCGGCGGATAAATCGAGAAGAGGAGCGCAGTCGGTTACGGGCTTTGGCGGTGTTGATTAAGCCCCCAGGCATGGGATTACTGGTACGTACGGAAGCAGAGGATGTGCCGGAAGACGCCATCATCGAGGATTTGGAAAATCTGCAAAGGCAGTGGGAATTGGTGCAACAGCAGGCAATGACCCGTAGTGCTCCCATGTTATTGGACCGGGATGACGATTTCATCAAACGGGTGTTGCGGGATATGTATTCCAGCGAAGTGAATCGCATTGTAGTGGACACTCCGGCGGGGATGAAACGGGTCAAACAACAGTTAATGAATTGGGACCAAGGTCGTTTGCCAGAGGGGGTGCTAATTGATTGTCACCGGGAAGCCCTCAGCATTCTGGAGTATTTCCGGGTCAATGCCACCATTCGGGAAGCCCTCAAACCGAGGGTTGACTTACCTTCGGGAGGCTATGTGATCATTGAGCCCACGGAGGCCTTGACAGTGATCGACGTTAACTCCGGTTCCTTTACCCATTCGGCCAATTCCCGGGAAACGGTACTGTGGACTAACTATGAAGCGGCGACGGAAATTGCTCGCCAGTTAAAACTGAGAAATATTGGTGGGGTAGTCATTGTTGATTTCATTGACATGGATTCCCATAAGGATCAACTGCAACTTTTGGAACATTTCAATCGTTGTCTAGAGTCGGACAAGGCTCGGCCTCAAATTGCCCAACTGACAGAGTTGGGGCTGGTGGAGTTGACCCGTAAGCGCCAGGGACAGAATTTGTATGAATTATTTGGGCAAACCTGTCCCGAATGTGGAGGCCTGGGGCATTTGGTAGAACTGCCCGGGGAAAAGGGTTTTGTTTCCCTAGCCCCCACTGCCGTTAGCAGTAGTATTCCCCCCAGGTTAGTGGAAAAACCGATTCTTTCCCCCCCCAGTCCCAAGGTCAGTGAAGCTCCGAAGAAAGAAGAGGCGAAAATATCCAGTCCCCTGGATTTACTTTTCCATCCTAACTATCAAGAGCAGGGCGATCGGGATGTTAACCGTCGTCGTCGCCGTCGTCGAGGTTCAGATTTTCCCGAGAAGGAAACAACTAAATCTTTGGGCACTTCCCGCAGTAAAGGGGCTTCCCCCACAGCCACTAAGGAGAAGCCCGCCACCATAGCCCCCCAACGCCGTGAGCGGCCAGCCCGTCGGGTGGAAAAACCGCTGGTTCCGTTGGATATCGCCATGACACCCTTGGAGCAGGATATCTATGCCCGCATGGGAATTTCTCCCTTAATTAAAACCGAGTACGCCGATCAGGACCCCCGGTCTTTTGTGGTGTCGGTGATCACTGCTGGAACTTCTTCCGGGGCAGAGGTCAATGGTAATGGCGGTCAGGTTGGTGCCTCGACACACTTACTGGATAATGGCAACGGCTCCCCAGATGAGGTGAAAACCGTTTTAACGGAAGTTGAAACAGCAAGCGTCGAGGAACAAGGCAAAGAAACTAACGAAACTATGGATCAAGAAAAAGGTGATCTGCCCATCTCGATTGATGATACGCAATCTTCTCCGAAGGCGGAAGTGTCTGTACCTGTGGAAACAAAAAAACGTCCTGGCCGAAGACGGCGGCGTTCCTCGGCGGAGTAG
- the cobK gene encoding precorrin-6A reductase yields the protein MVITLPTVWLIGGTADSRVVAEGLIAQGINCLVTVTTPEAAPLYPVHPCLTVKVGALSPEQIPAFLQCHGIAVIVDASHPFASQITATVTAIARKQKIPYLRFERMSLALGKNTLEVPDIQSLTAGQYQPYLMGKRVLLTVGARWLSHFGPLQRQAILFARILPYPQALAQAIAAGFTSDRIIAMRPPVAEPLEKALWQQWQIQSVVTKASGAQGGELVKQKVAEALGVTLIRIARPPKIQGQTTDDLNKITEFCQTHLLN from the coding sequence ATAGTGATTACCCTGCCAACTGTTTGGTTAATCGGCGGCACTGCGGATAGTCGTGTCGTTGCCGAAGGGTTAATTGCCCAGGGAATAAACTGTCTGGTGACGGTAACCACCCCGGAAGCTGCGCCTCTATATCCTGTTCATCCCTGCTTGACTGTGAAAGTAGGGGCACTAAGCCCAGAACAGATTCCAGCTTTTTTGCAATGCCATGGCATTGCAGTCATTGTCGATGCTTCCCATCCCTTTGCATCCCAAATTACCGCCACGGTTACGGCGATCGCCAGAAAGCAAAAAATTCCCTATCTCCGATTTGAGCGGATGTCCCTAGCTTTGGGAAAAAATACCCTAGAAGTGCCCGACATTCAGAGTTTAACCGCAGGACAATATCAGCCTTACTTGATGGGAAAACGGGTGCTGTTGACCGTTGGAGCCCGATGGTTAAGCCATTTCGGCCCACTGCAGAGGCAAGCGATTCTATTTGCCCGTATTTTGCCCTATCCCCAGGCCCTAGCCCAGGCGATCGCCGCTGGGTTTACTTCCGACCGAATTATTGCTATGCGTCCCCCCGTAGCTGAACCATTGGAAAAAGCCCTGTGGCAACAATGGCAAATTCAATCAGTGGTGACGAAAGCTTCCGGTGCCCAGGGGGGAGAATTGGTTAAGCAAAAAGTGGCTGAAGCATTGGGGGTAACCCTGATTAGAATTGCCCGTCCTCCAAAGATTCAAGGGCAAACAACCGATGATTTAAACAAGATCACAGAATTTTGCCAAACCCATCTTCTAAACTGA
- a CDS encoding transglutaminase family protein, whose translation MFMVADSVPDQSSFVGKTIRPVAAVSIHGIVFDGDRLLAVDSKNGYLLEVDPRTNNTKLLNGQYWQEFIGATGLAVPQGLTTQDANGQLWFTAGQYVYTCNLAEEDLKPEVFAWFEEPVNGVAIWENTVYITCHKRGYIWVYGRDTRKLVATFYSPGIGVENITVRGEELWVCDSAEQSVYCLDRATGEVEFSLITPFENPTGLAFYHDQPRGKETLYVAYVQQEPYIRDNPNADPNHELMYRETTFIHPLYFHNDHQKRCTFSNGYLVEMRYAEELAPLDPVELKQVEWRMALPAETLRQKIRTIEPVGLPFSRIDDVNGQKVAVFEFDQLDLESRAVFGWRVEMEVWGIKYRLKPSDCEHLPALPEGFADQYLVDNDNLSMETDIIIRAAAEAIGRETNVLRKMFNIRNYVYDRLSYGIKPHIDTPDLALRRGVGSCGEYVGVLLALARLNGIACRTAGRYKCPPHPLKRNLPMEPDFNHVWFEFYLPGIGWLPMESNPDDTNDGGPYPTRFFMGLAWYHAETAKDVPFEQLFSQGIPVNKQVVSIGELAINHVQFTILEELDPAAHLADG comes from the coding sequence GTGTTTATGGTTGCCGATTCCGTGCCCGATCAGTCCTCTTTTGTGGGGAAAACCATCCGTCCCGTTGCCGCTGTTTCTATCCATGGCATTGTCTTTGACGGGGACCGATTGCTGGCGGTGGATAGTAAAAACGGCTATCTGCTGGAGGTTGATCCCCGCACGAACAATACCAAACTGCTCAATGGTCAGTACTGGCAAGAGTTTATTGGTGCCACGGGTTTGGCGGTACCGCAGGGATTGACTACACAGGACGCCAATGGGCAATTATGGTTCACTGCTGGACAGTACGTTTACACTTGCAACCTGGCGGAGGAAGACCTCAAACCTGAAGTATTTGCTTGGTTTGAAGAGCCGGTCAACGGCGTTGCCATTTGGGAAAACACCGTTTACATCACCTGCCATAAACGGGGCTACATTTGGGTTTATGGACGGGATACCCGCAAGCTAGTGGCAACTTTTTACAGTCCTGGTATTGGTGTGGAGAACATCACTGTGCGGGGGGAAGAACTCTGGGTTTGTGACAGCGCTGAGCAGAGTGTTTATTGCCTCGACCGGGCCACAGGAGAAGTCGAGTTCAGTCTGATTACTCCCTTTGAAAATCCCACAGGATTGGCTTTTTACCACGATCAACCCAGGGGCAAAGAAACCCTTTATGTGGCCTATGTACAACAGGAACCATACATCCGGGACAACCCCAATGCCGATCCTAACCATGAGTTGATGTACCGAGAAACCACGTTTATCCACCCCCTATACTTCCACAACGATCACCAAAAACGCTGTACTTTTTCCAACGGTTACCTGGTGGAAATGCGTTATGCGGAAGAATTAGCTCCTCTGGATCCGGTGGAGCTTAAACAGGTGGAATGGCGAATGGCCTTACCAGCGGAAACCCTCCGGCAAAAAATTCGCACCATTGAACCAGTGGGTCTACCCTTTAGCCGCATTGATGATGTGAACGGACAAAAGGTGGCCGTGTTCGAATTTGACCAGCTCGATTTGGAAAGTAGGGCCGTGTTTGGTTGGCGGGTGGAAATGGAGGTGTGGGGGATCAAGTACCGCCTTAAGCCCAGTGATTGCGAGCATCTACCCGCTTTACCAGAAGGCTTTGCCGATCAGTATTTGGTGGATAACGATAACCTCAGCATGGAAACCGATATCATTATCCGGGCCGCCGCTGAGGCGATCGGTCGAGAGACCAATGTCCTCCGTAAGATGTTTAATATCCGCAATTATGTCTATGATCGCCTTTCCTATGGCATTAAGCCCCACATTGACACCCCTGACTTGGCTCTACGCCGGGGGGTGGGTTCCTGCGGTGAATATGTGGGAGTTCTACTCGCCCTAGCCCGTTTAAACGGCATTGCCTGTCGCACCGCCGGTCGCTACAAATGCCCGCCCCATCCTCTCAAGCGTAATTTACCCATGGAGCCGGACTTCAACCATGTTTGGTTTGAGTTTTATCTCCCCGGCATTGGTTGGCTGCCTATGGAATCGAACCCGGACGACACCAACGACGGTGGCCCTTACCCCACCCGTTTCTTTATGGGTCTAGCTTGGTACCATGCTGAAACCGCTAAAGATGTGCCGTTTGAGCAGTTATTCAGCCAAGGTATTCCTGTTAATAAACAGGTGGTTTCCATCGGTGAGTTGGCCATTAACCATGTGCAATTTACTATTCTGGAGGAACTAGACCCAGCTGCACATCTTGCTGATGGCTAA
- a CDS encoding SPFH domain-containing protein — MEAFFLFFLVFFGSAIGTSVKIVNEKNEYLVERLGSYNKKLTPGLNFTIPILDRVVYRQTTREKVIDIPPQSCITKDNVAITADAVVYWRIVDMEKAYYKVENLQSAMVNLVLTQIRSEIGKLELDQTFTARTEINELLLRELDISTDPWGVKVTRVELRDIMPSKAVLDSMELQMSAERKKRAAILTSEGQRDSAINSAQGDAQARVLEAEALKKAAILNAEAEQQKKVLEAQATAEALAILTEKLKSDSHAREALQFLLAQQYLNMGIAIGSSNSSKVMFLDPRNILSTLEGVRSIVGDGALDEGLAAALDKVDRHRAV, encoded by the coding sequence ATGGAAGCTTTTTTTCTCTTCTTTCTCGTCTTCTTCGGGTCGGCGATCGGTACTTCCGTCAAAATCGTTAACGAAAAAAACGAATACCTAGTGGAACGGCTAGGGAGCTATAACAAAAAACTTACCCCCGGCTTAAATTTCACCATCCCCATCTTGGATCGGGTGGTCTATAGGCAAACCACCAGGGAAAAGGTCATCGATATTCCCCCTCAATCCTGCATTACTAAAGACAACGTGGCCATCACCGCCGATGCAGTGGTCTATTGGCGCATCGTTGACATGGAGAAAGCATATTACAAAGTGGAAAATCTCCAATCCGCTATGGTCAATCTGGTGCTGACTCAGATCCGCTCGGAAATTGGCAAACTGGAATTGGATCAAACCTTCACCGCCCGTACAGAAATCAACGAATTATTGTTGCGAGAACTAGACATTTCCACCGACCCCTGGGGCGTTAAAGTCACGAGGGTGGAACTGCGGGATATTATGCCTTCTAAAGCAGTGCTGGACTCCATGGAATTACAGATGTCGGCGGAAAGGAAAAAACGGGCCGCCATTCTCACCTCCGAAGGTCAGCGGGATTCCGCCATCAACTCCGCCCAGGGGGATGCCCAAGCCAGGGTACTGGAAGCCGAAGCATTGAAAAAAGCCGCCATTCTCAATGCCGAAGCCGAACAGCAGAAAAAGGTGTTGGAGGCCCAAGCCACCGCAGAAGCCCTAGCCATTCTGACCGAAAAATTGAAGTCCGATAGCCACGCTAGGGAAGCCCTCCAGTTTCTCTTAGCCCAGCAGTACCTCAACATGGGGATTGCCATTGGCAGTAGCAACAGCAGTAAGGTAATGTTCCTCGACCCCCGTAACATTCTTTCCACCCTAGAGGGGGTGCGCTCCATTGTGGGGGACGGTGCTCTGGACGAAGGGTTAGCGGCGGCATTGGATAAAGTCGATCGCCATCGGGCAGTTTAG
- the psaK gene encoding photosystem I reaction center subunit PsaK — translation MHSFLLAAAVPTTLSWSPKIAGVMIACNILAITFGKLTIKQQNVGTPMPSANFFGGFGLGAVLGTASFGHILGAGVILGLANMGVL, via the coding sequence ATGCATAGCTTTTTACTGGCCGCCGCCGTTCCCACCACCTTGTCCTGGAGTCCTAAAATTGCCGGAGTGATGATTGCCTGTAATATTTTGGCGATCACCTTTGGCAAATTGACCATCAAACAACAAAATGTTGGCACTCCTATGCCTTCTGCCAACTTCTTTGGGGGCTTTGGTTTGGGGGCTGTGCTGGGCACGGCCAGCTTTGGTCACATCCTGGGCGCTGGGGTCATTCTGGGCTTAGCCAATATGGGAGTGCTCTAA